The Candidatus Hinthialibacter antarcticus genome includes the window GCTGTAGGTTGTACATGTGGTTTTCAACGACGGAGAGCGCGTCTTCGATGGCTTTGTTTGAAAAGCGCAGCCGTTGCATGATGCGTCGCGCCATGCGCTTGCTGGCGTACTGGTGTCCATAGAAGACATAATCGCCCTTGCGCTTGAGGTATTGTTTGCAGGGCGTCTTGCCCAGGTCGTGCATCAGCAGCGACCAGCGTACGTTGATTTCTTCTTTCGGGGCGGCGTCGACGGCGTGGAGCGTGTGCATGGCGACGTCGTCCGCGTGAAAGCGGTTTTGGCCGACGTCAAAGCCCATCTCAAGTTCAGGCAACACATAGCGCAACAGGCCGCATTGGTGCATGAGACAAAATCCATGCGACGGCTTTTCGTAGGCCAGCATTTTGATGAGTTCATCGCGCACCCGTTCAGCCGAGATGCGTTGGATCAAATGGGCGTTGCGTTGGATGGCGGCGAAGGCGGCGGCGTCAAGCGTTCCCTGTAATTTGGCCGCGAAACGCACCGCGCGCAACATGCGCAAATAATCTTCGCGAAAGCGCTCTTCCGCATCGCCGACGGTGCGCACCAACCCCGCGCGCAGATCGGCGACGCCGTCGAAGCGGTCGATGATCTCTCCGGTGTCGACGTCCATCGCGAAGGCGTTGAAGGTAAAGTCGCGGCGCTGCAAGTCGTCTTCGAGGCTGTCGGCGAAACGCACCACCGGATGGCGCCCGTCGGCGTAATCCAAATCGAAACGAAAAGTGGTAATCTCATATTGGACTTTATCAATCACCGCCGCGACGGTGCCATGTTCAAAGCCAACCGGGATCGCTGTGATCCCAGCGGAGCGCAAACGCTGCATCACGTCCCTGGGGCGCAGCGAAGTCGCCAGGTCCCAGTCGCCGCCGTGAACGGACGCGAGTTC containing:
- a CDS encoding HD domain-containing protein; amino-acid sequence: MQRSMVPPAVLQLREVLGPEKIYVVGGILRDAIAAQPDANELASVHGGDWDLATSLRPRDVMQRLRSAGITAIPVGFEHGTVAAVIDKVQYEITTFRFDLDYADGRHPVVRFADSLEDDLQRRDFTFNAFAMDVDTGEIIDRFDGVADLRAGLVRTVGDAEERFREDYLRMLRAVRFAAKLQGTLDAAAFAAIQRNAHLIQRISAERVRDELIKMLAYEKPSHGFCLMHQCGLLRYVLPELEMGFDVGQNRFHADDVAMHTLHAVDAAPKEEINVRWSLLMHDLGKTPCKQYLKRKGDYVFYGHQYASKRMARRIMQRLRFSNKAIEDALSVVENHMYNLQPGLSDGAIRRFVRKLGRERISGFLRLRMADRRGNHLNNDGYEEGLFHFVRRMRHIERADDALKITDLKINGRDLQELGMAPGPAYGVILDRLMESVLDDPALNQREWLLQHARETIDEIRSGKLPVTRIPRPSSDNKIDDSA